A single region of the Cyclopterus lumpus isolate fCycLum1 chromosome 16, fCycLum1.pri, whole genome shotgun sequence genome encodes:
- the dcst2 gene encoding DC-STAMP domain-containing protein 2: MKSDVIVQVKRGGVRKTIRGVLKRSAGRSDLGGWLKVKGHLLEAVWSLAAFVGGLLLASLFGVAALFLQKQPPWSCAYATLTVAVPAAFGMGLSAGIRADVSVLLPSLCSAKGKKFLLFLFVSVLLAGPLNNTLENTERAAASMMCGAELAANQTQELMQKAATPLFSALSSIREISSNARAAAGRVHHFIRALTDSVRHVARTLRNVLHFLVDIGDMCNATLGSPYRKCRAVFAEARADCSGLLGELDFLCDIVDAFLPLCSLARAGELFCIIPSYIASHLKKRLAAPAVAAFDRMKRQFDFNLSATVTFDLDTNSSRSLQQVAQDIMEEVSSELHVFQKLSDPLTYGGLVLLAWSFLRAVRYRRRYLRELDFDNVYISAQFKELNQQVTSGGGASVLPITRREAKTYIRPLSCHLTSGERRAVLRGVVSVLRHLVMGGLLVALDFLVFWMLDQVHHQVKGDVVARAPVTVAVQVNGSGYASDIFRDVVASFNVLQRGNVTVVSRKCLMEPSEPDRDTCFTLGFLLGLALLVSLTGGFMQRCRRLVCAAYHPERELERIQFLRQKILDQRTTVWRALRRSAARSPGGGGGGGGLPGGAHLAHLLGGPSVSCLSCGEEVRQEDDMVTCDVPQCPGVFCGLCFHALGNRCVVCTRPLTFQQEEELDSSEDEQPNSNRKLCTPRAGAGSDISVDSDSELSEADMAYQNQPGSDDSDSSPRTSGMRDRTPQAVIIA, from the exons ATGAAAAGTGATGTCATAGTCCAGGTGAAGAGGGGCGGAGTCAGAAAGACCATCAGAGGAGTCCTGAAAAG GTCAGCAGGACGCTCTGACCTTGGCGGGTGgttgaaggtcaaaggtcacctgcTGGAGGCGGTCTGGAGCCTGGCGGCCTTCGTGGGCGGGCTGCTTCTGGCGTCTCTCTTTGGGGTCGCGGCGCTCTTCCTGCAGAAACAGCCTCCGTGGTCGTGCGCCTACGCCACGCTGACCGTGGCCGTGCCGGCGGCGTTCGGGATGGGGCTGTCGGCCGGCATCCGGGCCGACGTGTCCGTGCTGCTGCCGTCACTGTGCTCAG CCAAGGGGAAGaagttcctcctcttcctgttcgtGTCGGTGCTGCTGGCCGGGCCTCTCAACAACACCTTGGAGAACACGGAGCGAGCCGCCGCCAGTATGATGTGTGGCGCCGAGctggcagccaatcagacacaGGAGCTGATGCAAAAGGCAGCCACGCCCCTCTTCT CGGCGCTGAGCAGCATCAGAGAGATCAGCAGCAACGCTCGCGCTGCAGCAGGCCGAGTTCACCACTTCATCAGAGCTTTGACGGACAGCGTTCGCCATGTTG CTCGCACGCTGAGGAAcgtcctccacttcctggtggACATCGGCGACATGTGCAACGCCACGCTGGGCTCTCCGTACAGGAAGTGCCGGGCGGTGTTCGCCGAGGCTCGAGCCGACTGCTCCGGCCTGCTGGGGGAGTTGGACTTCCTGTGTGACATCGTGGACGCCTTCCTGCCGCTCTGCAGCCTCGCCCGCG CCGGCGAGCTCTTCTGCATCATCCCCTCCTACATCGCCAGCCATCTGAAGAAGCGCCTGGCGGCTC CCGCAGTCGCAGCCTTCGACCGCATGAAGCGGCAGTTTGACTTCAACCTCTCAgccacggtgacctttgacctggacACCAACAGCAGCCGCTCCCTGCAGCAGGTCGCTCAGGACATCATGGAGGAAGTTTCATCAGAGCTGCACGTGTTTCAGAAACTGAGCGATCCGCTGACATATGGCGGCCTCGTCCTGCTAGCATGGTCCTTCCTGAG ggcaGTGAGGTATAGGCGTCGGTATCTCCGTGAGCTCGACTTTGATAACGTCTACATCAGCGCTCAGTTCAAAGAGCTCAACCAACAGGTGACctcagggggcggggcctcagTCTTGCCAATCACACGCAGAGAGGCCAAGACCTACATCAGACCAT TGTCGTGTCACCTGACGTCTGGTGAGCGGCGTGCGGTGTTGAGGGGCGTGGTCTCGGTCCTCAGACACCTGGTGATGGGCGGCCTGCTGGTggcgctggacttcctggtgtTCTGGATGCTGGATCAGGTGCACCACCAGGTGAAGGGGGACGTCGTGGCCAGAG CCCCGGTCACCGTGGCGGTGCAGGTGAACGGGTCGGGTTACGCCTCCGACATCTTCAGAGACGTCGTGGCGTCCTTCAACGTCCTGCAGCGAGGAAACGTGACCGTGGTCAGCAGGAAGTGCCTGATGGAGCCGTCGGAGCCGGACCGCGACACGTGCTTCACCCTGG GGTTCCTGCTGGGTCTGGCTCTACTTGTCTCTCTGACCGGAGGATTCATGCAGCGCTGCAGACGACTGGTCTGTGCTGCATACCacccagagagagagctg GAGAGGATCCAGTTCCTTCGGCAGAAGATCCTGGATCAAAGGACAACCGTGTGGAGAGCCCTGAGGAGGTCTGCAGCCAGGagcccaggaggaggaggaggaggaggag GGTTACCTGGAGGAGCTCACCTGGCTCACCTGCTGGGTGGGCCGTCAGTCAGCTGTCTGTCCTgtggagaggaggtgagacaggagGACGACATGGTCACCTGTGATGTCCCTCAGTGTCCAG GCGTGTTCTGTGGGCTGTGTTTCCACGCTTTGGGAAACAGGTGTGTGGTCTGCACGCGACCTCTGACCttccagcaggaggaggagct CGACTCCAGTGAGGACGAGCAGCCGAACTCAAACAGGAAGCTCTGCACACCGAGGGCtggagcaggaagtgacatcagcgTGGACTCTGACTCGGAGCTCAG